The Bos javanicus breed banteng chromosome 18, ARS-OSU_banteng_1.0, whole genome shotgun sequence genome has a segment encoding these proteins:
- the SBSN gene encoding suprabasin encodes MHLASLLSSCSLLLLLGALPGWAANNDPIEKVIEGINRGLSSAEREVGKALEGINNGITQAGREVEKVFNGLSSMGNQAGKELEKGVQGLNRGLDKVAHGINNGVGHTGKEAEKLAHGVNHAAGQVGKEADTVIQGVPHGVNQVGSDAGRFGQGAHHATGQAGKEAEKFGQGAHHATGQFGNEAEKFGQGAHHAAGQFGKEAEKFGQGVHHAAGQFGNEAEKFGQGVHHAAGQAGKEGEKIVQGVQHGVNQAGKEAEKFGQGVHHAAGQFGNEAEKFGQGVHHAAGQAGKEGEKIVQGVQHGVNQAGKEAEKFGQGVHHAAGQFGKEAEKFGQGVHHAAGQAGKEGEKIVQGVQHGVNQAGKEAEKFGKDVHYAAGQAGKEGEKIVHGVQHGVNQAGKEAEKFGQGAHHAAEQAGKQAGKVAQGVHDGVNQAGKEAEKLGHGVNHAAGQAGKEAEKLGQGVHHAAGQAGKQEDRLQQNVHNGVNQAGKEANQLLNDGHPGGSTTQHGGAATTTLTSGASVNKPFMALSVLWKSVTSIIP; translated from the coding sequence ATGCATCTTgccagtttgctcagctcctgcTCCCTCCTGCTGCTACTGGGGGCTCTGCCTGGATGGGCGGCCAACAATGATCCCATTGAGAAGGTCATTGAAGGGATCAACCGAGGGCTGAGCAGTGCAGAGAGAGAAGTGGGCAAGGCCCTGGAAGGCATCAACAATGGAATCACTCAAGCTGGAAGGGAAGTGGAGAAAGTTTTTAATGGACTCAGCAGCATGGGGAACCAGGCCGGCAAGGAGCTGGAGAAGGGTGTCCAGGGGCTCAACCGTGGCTTGGACAAGGTAGCCCATGGAATCAACAATGGCGTCGGACATAcaggaaaggaagcagagaagctTGCCCATGGGGTCAACCACGCTGCCGGACAGGTTGGGAAGGAGGCAGACACAGTGATTCAGGGGGTCCCTCATGGGGTCAACCAGGTGGGAAGTGATGCAGGGAGGTTTGGCCAGGGGGCCCACCATGCCACTGGGCAGGCTGGGAAAGAGGCAGAGAAGTTTGGTCAGGGGGCCCACCATGCCACTGGGCAGTTTGGGAACGAGGCAGAGAAGTTTGGTCAGGGGGCCCACCATGCCGCTGGGCAGTTTGGGAAAGAGGCAGAGAAGTTTGGGCAGGGGGTCCATCATGCCGCTGGGCAGTTTGGGAATGAGGCAGAGAAGTTTGGGCAGGGGGTCCACCATGCTGCCGGGCAGGctgggaaagagggagaaaaaatagTCCAGGGGGTCCAACATGGAGTGAATCAGgctgggaaggaggcagagaagtTTGGGCAGGGGGTCCACCATGCCGCTGGGCAGTTTGGGAATGAGGCAGAGAAGTTTGGGCAGGGGGTCCACCATGCTGCCGGGCAGGctgggaaagagggagaaaaaatagTCCAGGGGGTCCAACATGGAGTGAATCAGgctgggaaggaggcagagaagtTTGGGCAGGGGGTCCACCATGCCGCTGGGCAGTttgggaaggaggcagagaagtTTGGTCAAGGAGTCCACCATGCTGCCGGGCAGGctgggaaagagggagaaaaaatagTCCAGGGGGTCCAACATGGAGTGAATCAGgctgggaaggaggcagagaagtTTGGCAAGGATGTTCATTATGCTGCCGGGCAGGctgggaaagagggagaaaaaatagTCCACGGGGTCCAACATGGAGTGAATCAGgctgggaaggaggcagagaagtTTGGGCAGGGGGCCCACCACGCTGCTGAACAGGCCGGAAAGCAGGCGGGTAAAGTGGCTCAAGGGGTCCATGATGGGGTCAACCAGGCCGGCAAGGAGGCAGAGAAATTGGGCCATGGGGTCAACCACGCTGCTGGCCAGGCTGGAAAGGAAGCGGAGAAACTTGGCCAAGGTGTCCACCATGCTGCAGGCCAGGCCGGGAAGCAGGAGGACAGGTTGCAGCAGAATGTTCATAATGGGGTCAACCAAGCCGGCAAGGAGGCCAACCAGCTGCTGAAT